A DNA window from Candidatus Poribacteria bacterium contains the following coding sequences:
- a CDS encoding efflux RND transporter periplasmic adaptor subunit yields the protein MSKNFCLATTLMITLLFIFGCNQQEKAEMEHHVSEKRETIPEDASGMDEHADHAPAEKRETTSEENTGGMDEHAGHAEMAMSTDDGKQIRFWTCVMHPTVKMQEPGSCPVCKMELIPIYEGSGLELTEQQKALIPVRTEPVVFREVEREIRTVGVLDYNETRMAYASTRISGWIEDLHIDFTGIKVRKGDELLSIYSPELVTAQEEYLTALKSIEELQNTEYAELRRSVEQTVAAAKSKLELYGLTLNQIEDIRNRGEVSTTLPLFAPRAGTVVHMNVTQGQHVNKGMNLYHIADLNSLWIMADVYEYELPWIYMGQAVEITTQSMPGLAFSGKVTYIYPFFDTQTRTQKVQIEVPNPTGRLRPGMYVTLEIKPTLAEIYTQGAISKAPYACPMHPWITSEHPTECEICDMDLEPTHTDMTASEAEGKWVCPMHPEEQSDEFGECSICGMDLVERAEMSTPAETAASTMWVCPMHPEEQSDEFGECSICGMDLVEKQSTTGAHSHAHHSMTAPTLRADQPPLIFKYECPDHLDEYATVPGLCPRDGKPLMMTGEVLTVPKSAVIDTGLRKIVFVDRGESGYEQIEVEVGPEAWGTSEDSETKRRYYPIVSGLTPGDMVVTHGNFLIDSQTQLTGSASGAYGGALGDKESTAPVHQH from the coding sequence ATGTCTAAAAATTTCTGCCTCGCAACGACACTGATGATTACTTTGCTTTTTATATTCGGCTGTAATCAGCAAGAGAAAGCTGAGATGGAGCATCATGTCAGTGAAAAACGTGAAACAATACCAGAGGACGCATCAGGCATGGATGAACACGCCGATCATGCACCAGCTGAAAAACGTGAAACAACATCGGAGGAGAACACCGGAGGCATGGATGAACACGCGGGTCATGCAGAGATGGCGATGTCTACTGACGATGGAAAACAGATTCGTTTCTGGACGTGTGTTATGCACCCTACAGTCAAAATGCAAGAACCTGGCAGTTGTCCAGTTTGTAAGATGGAGCTGATTCCTATTTACGAAGGGTCAGGACTGGAATTAACTGAGCAGCAGAAAGCACTGATTCCAGTGCGTACTGAACCTGTTGTCTTCCGCGAAGTTGAACGTGAAATCCGAACTGTCGGTGTTCTTGATTATAACGAGACACGTATGGCTTATGCTTCAACACGAATTTCAGGATGGATTGAGGACTTACACATTGATTTTACTGGGATCAAAGTGCGTAAAGGTGATGAACTTTTGTCTATCTACAGCCCGGAATTAGTCACAGCACAAGAAGAGTATTTGACTGCACTTAAAAGTATTGAGGAACTTCAAAACACGGAATACGCCGAACTGCGTAGATCGGTTGAACAGACCGTTGCCGCTGCGAAATCCAAACTTGAATTGTATGGATTGACCTTAAATCAGATTGAAGATATTCGCAACCGAGGAGAAGTCAGTACGACCTTACCGCTCTTCGCACCGAGGGCTGGGACTGTGGTTCACATGAACGTCACGCAAGGTCAACACGTGAACAAGGGTATGAATCTTTACCACATTGCCGACCTTAATAGTTTATGGATTATGGCGGACGTTTACGAGTATGAACTGCCGTGGATTTACATGGGACAGGCGGTTGAAATTACGACGCAATCCATGCCAGGGTTAGCGTTTTCTGGCAAAGTCACCTATATTTATCCGTTCTTTGACACACAAACGCGGACGCAGAAAGTCCAAATAGAAGTTCCCAATCCGACTGGACGACTCCGTCCAGGGATGTATGTGACCCTTGAAATAAAACCGACACTTGCAGAAATCTATACCCAAGGTGCCATCTCAAAAGCCCCGTATGCGTGTCCAATGCATCCATGGATTACGTCTGAACATCCCACTGAATGTGAGATATGTGACATGGACTTGGAACCGACACACACCGATATGACTGCGTCTGAAGCGGAGGGGAAGTGGGTCTGTCCGATGCACCCCGAAGAACAGTCTGATGAGTTTGGTGAATGCTCTATCTGCGGTATGGATCTCGTTGAAAGAGCAGAGATGTCTACACCCGCAGAGACGGCAGCATCTACTATGTGGGTCTGTCCGATGCATCCGGAAGAACAGTCTGATGAGTTTGGTGAGTGTTCCATCTGTGGTATGGATCTCGTTGAAAAACAGTCAACAACGGGTGCACATTCTCACGCACATCATTCCATGACCGCACCTACCCTTCGTGCAGATCAGCCCCCACTAATTTTCAAGTATGAGTGCCCTGACCATCTGGATGAATATGCGACCGTCCCAGGACTATGTCCACGTGATGGGAAGCCACTTATGATGACAGGTGAAGTCTTAACTGTCCCCAAGAGTGCAGTCATTGACACTGGTTTACGGAAGATCGTCTTCGTGGATCGCGGTGAATCCGGTTATGAACAAATTGAGGTTGAGGTGGGGCCCGAAGCTTGGGGAACATCGGAGGACTCAGAAACCAAACGCCGGTACTATCCTATTGTGAGTGGGCTTACCCCTGGTGATATGGTTGTCACCCATGGCAACTTCCTCATAGATTCGCAGACCCAATTAACAGGTTCCGCGTCAGGTGCTTATGGCGGAGCACTCGGTGATAAAGAATCAACCGCGCCTGTTCATCAACATTAA
- a CDS encoding efflux RND transporter permease subunit yields the protein MINRIIEICMKNRLLVLVIFVFVTMAGWWALNRTPIDAMPDIGENQVIVFADWPGRSPRDIEDQVIYPLSITMLGIPDVKDVRSTSMFSFGYINIIFEDDVDFYWARTRVLERMNLAQKDMPEGVVPVLGPDATGVGQVFWYTVENGYYCPNHPTERYAEPGTCPEDGGTLIASNLELHELRTLQDWTVRYYLASADGVSEVASVGGYVKQYQIDIDPNTLLAYNVPLSMVYNAVRGSNLDVGAKVIEEGGMEFLIRGLGFIKNIADIENIVVKAHNGVPIYVKNLGTVSEGPDFRRGALDKAGIPATGGVVLMRYGDNPLRVIENVKAKIAELTPGLPSGVRIVPFYDRSHLIHRATDTLKETLTEEIIVAAVVILLFLGQVSSSLIIALVLPMGVLLSFVGMRIIGLPSNIMSMGGIAIAIGVMVDAGIVMTENITRHLQAPHPGESKLQVATRAAKEVGPPIFFAMLIVIVAFIPVFSLTGQAGKLFKPLAYTKTFAMLGAALIAISLVPVLASFLLADPTRTRTGVVSKVVAQFFAILSWPLRKLADRITWVLRTCYRPIIRLAVKNIWTKLAVVVLAILIFLASIPLTPFYKNIGQEFMPPLNEGALLFMPVLLPGASITQAKDVMAKQDLIMNRFPEVSLVVGKLGRATTATDPAPIGMFETIVNIVDPVEWPRRAVKRNSTEELVSDLVQRLKRAGLISEEHASHINTDFLADIVAATIKRFDILATTYHNSYLSVDERESLYRIWLLRILLEELLTETRMGGMGLEHVKIGESETEAKLHQIAEEIEPTLKHKDYFRTKNRNELITELTEATRMPGVSPIMTQPIRNRVDMLATGIQTPIGIKVFGKDLAKIEEIAVRIEQELLKLEGAQGPYAERIGNKPYLEFHINREEAARYGIQIRTVQQIIMTAIGGMNLTYTVEGRERFPIRIRYMRELRDNIEALKRVLVPAPKGLHIPLEQLVRIERRPGPAKIASENTLLFSRVFCDVDVDTIGLVDFVALAQETLDETIKPTLPQGYFYAFSGQYEAELEARNRLTIVVPVCIAVIFMLLYLQFKSPSAMFSIFLAIPFAFIGGMWMQWLMAFVPEALGGGYAIKYSTAVWVGYIALFGIAVEDGIVLIEYLLERVRGGEPIDEAVINAGLLRVRPIIMTTATTILALLPIMLAEISTTTGAELMKPVAVPTFGGMVSATVANLILAPVLFSLFYPIEHWIRQR from the coding sequence ATGATTAACCGAATTATTGAAATCTGTATGAAGAATCGCCTGTTGGTATTAGTTATCTTTGTTTTTGTCACAATGGCGGGGTGGTGGGCGTTGAACCGGACACCCATTGATGCTATGCCGGACATCGGCGAAAACCAGGTTATTGTCTTCGCAGATTGGCCCGGACGAAGCCCTCGAGACATTGAAGATCAAGTTATCTATCCTTTGAGCATTACCATGCTCGGGATTCCCGATGTCAAAGATGTTCGCTCAACTTCAATGTTTAGTTTTGGCTACATTAATATTATCTTCGAGGATGATGTCGATTTCTATTGGGCTCGCACACGTGTACTGGAGCGTATGAATCTTGCACAGAAAGACATGCCAGAAGGGGTTGTGCCGGTCCTTGGTCCCGATGCAACGGGTGTTGGACAGGTATTTTGGTATACCGTTGAGAATGGGTATTATTGCCCCAATCATCCAACAGAACGCTATGCCGAGCCGGGCACCTGTCCCGAAGATGGAGGGACGCTTATTGCCTCCAATTTGGAGCTTCATGAGCTTCGGACCCTCCAAGACTGGACGGTTCGTTACTATCTCGCCTCTGCTGATGGCGTTTCTGAAGTCGCCTCGGTCGGCGGATATGTTAAACAGTATCAGATTGACATCGATCCAAATACCTTATTAGCGTATAACGTGCCGTTATCAATGGTTTACAATGCTGTCCGAGGGAGCAATCTTGATGTTGGTGCGAAAGTTATTGAGGAAGGCGGGATGGAGTTCCTGATTCGAGGTTTGGGCTTCATCAAAAACATCGCGGACATAGAAAATATTGTTGTCAAGGCACATAACGGCGTGCCCATCTACGTCAAAAATCTTGGGACAGTCAGCGAAGGTCCTGACTTTCGGCGCGGTGCTTTAGACAAAGCCGGCATTCCTGCAACCGGCGGGGTCGTGCTCATGCGATACGGTGACAATCCGTTACGTGTGATTGAGAACGTCAAGGCGAAAATAGCGGAACTCACGCCTGGACTTCCATCAGGTGTCCGAATTGTCCCGTTCTATGACCGGAGCCATCTCATTCACCGGGCAACAGATACCCTGAAGGAAACGCTGACGGAGGAAATCATCGTTGCAGCAGTTGTTATCCTGCTTTTCTTGGGTCAAGTTTCAAGTAGTTTGATAATAGCACTTGTCTTACCGATGGGGGTTTTGCTTTCGTTTGTGGGAATGCGGATTATTGGTTTACCATCGAACATCATGTCAATGGGTGGCATCGCCATTGCGATTGGAGTGATGGTGGATGCCGGTATTGTAATGACAGAAAATATTACACGACATTTACAGGCACCTCACCCAGGTGAAAGCAAACTTCAAGTTGCAACTCGTGCCGCTAAAGAGGTGGGGCCGCCTATTTTCTTTGCAATGCTCATCGTTATCGTCGCCTTCATACCTGTCTTTTCTCTGACGGGTCAAGCAGGTAAACTCTTCAAACCGCTCGCCTATACAAAAACTTTCGCTATGCTTGGGGCAGCCCTCATAGCGATTAGTCTGGTGCCAGTTTTAGCGTCATTTCTACTTGCAGACCCAACCCGTACCCGGACAGGTGTAGTTTCCAAAGTAGTGGCACAATTCTTTGCGATACTCAGCTGGCCCCTAAGAAAATTAGCTGATCGGATTACGTGGGTCCTCAGAACCTGTTATCGCCCGATCATTCGGCTGGCTGTAAAGAATATCTGGACGAAGCTCGCTGTTGTTGTTTTGGCGATACTTATATTTCTCGCAAGCATACCACTGACCCCATTCTATAAAAATATTGGGCAGGAATTCATGCCGCCACTTAACGAAGGGGCACTGCTGTTTATGCCGGTGCTGCTACCGGGTGCCTCAATTACGCAAGCAAAGGATGTCATGGCGAAGCAAGATTTGATTATGAATCGATTTCCAGAGGTTTCACTTGTCGTAGGAAAATTGGGACGAGCGACAACAGCAACCGATCCTGCCCCAATTGGTATGTTTGAAACTATTGTCAATATAGTTGACCCAGTGGAGTGGCCCCGACGAGCGGTTAAACGCAATTCAACGGAGGAGCTTGTGTCCGATCTCGTCCAACGCTTAAAACGCGCAGGGCTGATAAGCGAGGAACATGCAAGCCATATCAATACCGATTTTCTGGCGGACATCGTCGCAGCGACCATAAAACGGTTTGATATCTTAGCGACAACATACCACAACTCTTACCTGTCAGTTGACGAGCGCGAGAGTCTCTATCGCATCTGGTTATTACGTATCCTTTTAGAAGAACTCCTCACTGAAACGCGGATGGGTGGGATGGGATTGGAACACGTTAAAATAGGTGAATCTGAGACTGAGGCGAAACTTCATCAGATTGCCGAGGAAATTGAACCTACTCTCAAACATAAGGATTACTTCCGAACTAAGAACCGGAACGAACTCATTACCGAGCTGACAGAGGCTACCCGGATGCCGGGGGTTTCACCTATCATGACGCAACCTATACGCAATCGCGTTGATATGCTTGCAACGGGTATACAAACCCCAATCGGAATTAAGGTGTTTGGTAAGGACCTTGCCAAAATTGAGGAGATTGCGGTCCGCATTGAGCAGGAACTCCTTAAACTTGAGGGAGCACAAGGTCCCTATGCCGAGCGGATTGGAAATAAGCCATACCTCGAATTTCATATTAACAGAGAGGAAGCCGCTCGCTACGGCATCCAAATCCGAACAGTGCAGCAAATCATCATGACAGCCATCGGTGGCATGAATCTAACTTATACCGTTGAGGGACGGGAACGATTTCCAATTCGTATCCGTTACATGAGAGAATTGCGGGACAATATTGAAGCACTTAAGCGTGTCCTTGTGCCAGCCCCAAAAGGACTGCATATTCCACTTGAACAACTCGTGAGAATTGAGAGGCGACCCGGTCCAGCGAAGATTGCGAGCGAAAATACCTTGCTCTTTTCTCGCGTCTTTTGTGATGTGGATGTTGACACCATTGGACTGGTTGATTTCGTGGCATTAGCCCAAGAGACTCTTGATGAAACGATTAAGCCGACGCTACCGCAAGGCTACTTCTACGCTTTCAGCGGACAGTACGAAGCTGAATTGGAAGCTCGCAATCGATTAACGATTGTCGTCCCGGTATGTATCGCCGTCATCTTCATGTTGCTATACCTCCAGTTCAAGTCGCCTTCTGCGATGTTTTCGATCTTTCTTGCGATCCCCTTTGCTTTCATCGGTGGTATGTGGATGCAGTGGTTGATGGCGTTTGTGCCAGAAGCACTCGGCGGTGGTTACGCGATTAAATACAGCACAGCGGTGTGGGTGGGATATATAGCCTTATTTGGCATAGCCGTCGAAGATGGCATCGTCTTAATCGAATACCTGCTGGAACGCGTTCGGGGTGGTGAACCGATTGACGAAGCCGTAATCAATGCTGGTTTATTGCGCGTCCGACCCATCATCATGACCACAGCAACCACGATCTTGGCGTTATTACCAATCATGTTAGCAGAAATCAGTACGACTACTGGCGCGGAATTGATGAAACCTGTCGCGGTCCCTACCTTCGGCGGAATGGTCTCGGCAACGGTGGCTAACCT